The Phyllopteryx taeniolatus isolate TA_2022b chromosome 7, UOR_Ptae_1.2, whole genome shotgun sequence genome has a segment encoding these proteins:
- the lmx1a gene encoding LIM homeobox transcription factor 1-alpha, translating into MQRRPVCAGCRRPIADKFLLRVADGLRHEACARCWACGDALRDSCFVREQRLYCKRDYAELFAVRCGGCAAGISPTELVLRAGPAVFHLRCFTCSVCSAPLRTGDRCVVREGRPLCAREDYHQRVASPTSSETGKSVNADEDNEEEEEEDSGTVTSRRIKSDKQESKRPKRPRTILTTQQRRIFKASFEVSSKPCRKVRETLAADTGLTVRVVQVWFQNQRAKMKKLARRQQQQEQEQPTQEQQEQQARHKVPPNGVPTSQLEHLGSSYSHVQQQQMGFTTVEQQDFDMDPFRQGLTPPQMPGDHMYPYGLKALYGDVADADCLSLGDTSSLLTPIDRLYSMQDSYFTS; encoded by the exons ATGCAGCGCAGGCCGGTGTGCGCGGGCTGCCGCAGGCCGATCGCCGACAAGTTCTTGCTCCGGGTGGCGGACGGCCTCCGGCACGAGGCGTGTGCGCGCTGCTGGGCGTGCGGGGACGCGCTGCGGGACTCGTGCTTCGTGcgggagcagcgactctactgcAAACGGGACTATGCTGA GCTGTTTGCAGTGCGCTGCGGGGGCTGCGCCGCGGGCATCTCTCCCACAGAGCTGGTGCTGCGTGCCGGGCCCGCCGTCTTCCACTTGCGCTGCTTCACCTGCAGCGTGTGCTCCGCCCCACTGAGGACCGGAGACCGCTGCGTGGTCAGGGAGGGCCGGCCACTGTGCGCCAGGGAGGACTACCACCAGCGTGTGGCCAGCCCGACTTCATCCGAGACAG GTAAAAGTGTCAATGCTGACGAAGATaacgaggaagaggaagaggaggactcAGGGACTGTCACAAGTAGACGGATTAAATCGGATAAGCAGGAAAGTAAACGTCCCAAAAGACCTCGCACTATTTTGACCACCCAGCAAAGACGGATCTTCAAAGCCTCCTTTGAGGTTTCATCCAAGCCGTGTCGAAAG GTACGGGAGACTCTGGCAGCAGACACCGGCCTTACTGTCCGGGTCGTGCAGGTCTGGTTCCAGAACCAAAGAGCCAAG atgaaGAAACTGGCCAGGAGGCAACAGCAGCAGGAACAGGAGCAGCCGACTCAGGAGCAACAAGAACAGCAAGCGCGTCACAAAG TGCCCCCCAATGGTGTGCCTACCTCTCAGCTGGAGCACCTGGGGTCTTCCTACTCGCACGTCCAGCAACAGCAGATGGGATTCACAACAGTGGAGCAGCAAGACTTTGACATGGACCCCTTCAGACAAGGCCTGACGCCCCCTCAGATGCCAGGGGATCACATGTACCCCTACG GTTTGAAGGCCCTTTACGGCGATGTAGCAGACGCCGACTGCTTGTCACTGGGCGACACCTCCTCCCTCCTCACCCCCATCGACCGCCTCTACTCCATGCAGGACTCTTACTTCACCTCCTGA